One Chloroflexota bacterium DNA window includes the following coding sequences:
- a CDS encoding Hsp20/alpha crystallin family protein gives MATINRWSPVEEALSLRDAMSRLFEESFVAPSAAMRSGLSVDMNVLENANSYIVEAAVPGLKAEDLDITLQENVLTISGEVRSQKLSEGTTAHRTERRYGRFSRSINLPMLVKGDQISATLEHGILRLDVPKAEEVKPRKISVHVGPAKELEVNK, from the coding sequence CCCTCAGCTTGCGCGATGCAATGAGCCGTTTGTTCGAAGAAAGCTTTGTTGCGCCATCGGCTGCAATGCGCAGCGGTTTGAGTGTTGATATGAACGTTTTGGAAAATGCCAACAGCTATATCGTTGAAGCTGCCGTACCTGGTCTCAAAGCTGAAGATCTTGATATTACATTGCAAGAAAATGTATTAACAATCAGCGGTGAAGTTCGCAGCCAAAAATTAAGCGAAGGCACCACTGCCCATCGCACCGAACGCCGCTATGGCCGTTTCAGCCGCTCGATCAACTTGCCAATGCTGGTCAAGGGCGACCAAATTAGCGCCACCTTAGAACATGGCATTCTACGCCTTGACGTTCCCAAGGCCGAAGAAGTCAAGCCACGCAAAATTAGCGTGCATGTTGGTCCAGCCAAAGAACTCGAAGTTAATAAATAA